The Corylus avellana chromosome ca8, CavTom2PMs-1.0 genome has a segment encoding these proteins:
- the LOC132190782 gene encoding putative cysteine-rich receptor-like protein kinase 9: MGYNLRMTLLFLSMLISFLSQTPTEVAPIVYNHICTNTTTLTANSNYQSNVLRLLAYLSSKATSNLEFYYASVGNSVDMVYGLFLCRGDLPAADCQNCVVVATKEIVGYCTEEKVVMAWYSECILRYSNLYIFSTMASEPTSSISSTDTVSDPNRFDKLVTATMNGLASSFSNVAFGAKKFGTKEANFTASRTLYTLVQSMPDLSGYNCNRCLQIAKKNLSRCCTGMKSEGLALSSPVIKFPIGSHISVRDPQYILKYLLLIAIERARIGGPFPLEDHLLLGNIVPTNDIEDGDEVEVLVDCGPKIIVKKIGVYLVYERVVDGKDEDHAITVSDDEDDNNNIENRCSSKRKMRSPNMIDDSENLMQEKKLKKLAIEENEYYFYSFVMRSQKFQFE, translated from the exons ATGGGCTACAACCTCAGAATGACCCTTTTGTTCCTCTCCATGCTTATCAGCTTCCTTAGCCAAACTCCAACTGAAGTTGCTCCAATTGTCTACAACCATATCTGCACAAACACAACCACTTTAACCGCCAACAGCAACTACCAATCCAACGTCCTTCGCCTCCTCGCTTACCTCTCCTCCAAAGCCACTAGCAACTTAGAATTCTACTACGCCTCCGTCGGAAACTCTGTCGACATGGTTTACGGCCTCTTCCTATGCCGCGGTGACCTCCCTGCCGCAGACTGCCAAAATTGTGTCGTCGTGGCAACCAAGGAGATAGTCGGATACTGCACCGAGGAGAAAGTGGTCATGGCTTGGTACTCGGAGTGTATTTTACGCTACTCTAACTTGTATATCTTCTCCACCATGGCCTCCGAACCTACCTCTTCTATTTCGAGCACGGATACAGTTTCAGACCCTAACCGGTTTGACAAGCTAGTGACGGCAACAATGAATGGTTTGGCAAGTAGCTTTTCGAATGTTGCGTTTGGAGCCAAGAAGTTTGGgacaaaagaagcaaatttcACAGCTTCACGAACACTATACACCCTTGTGCAGTCCATGCCGGACCTATCGGGTTACAATTGCAATAGGTGTCTTCAGATAGCGAAGAAGAATCTGTCGCGTTGCTGCACAGGAATGAAAAGTG AGGGTTTGGCATTATCCTCCCCGGTAATCAAATTCCCGATTGGTTCACATATTAGTGTGAGGGACCCTCAGTACATTTTAAAGTACCTACTGTTGATTGCCATTGAACGAG CAAGAATTGGTGGCCCATTCCCTCTTGAAGATCACCTATTGCTAGGCAATATTGTTCCTACCAATGATATTGAGGATGGTGATGAAGTAGAGGTTCTTGTAGATTGCGGGCCTAAAATCATTGTGAAGAAAATAGGGGTCTATCTAGTATATGAAAGGGTTGTAGATGGAAAAGATGAGGATCATGCCATTACTGTcagtgatgatgaggatgacaaTAACAATATAGAAAACAGATGCTCCtctaagagaaaaatgagatctCCAAATATGATTGATGATTCAGAAAATTTGATGCAAgagaaaaagctcaaaaagctTGCTATAGAGGAAAATGAGTATTATTTTTACTCTTTTGTGATGAGAtctcaaaagtttcaatttgagTAG
- the LOC132190783 gene encoding blue copper protein 1b-like: protein MASSQYFFILAIVAILVPSIFATEFVVGDDKGWTINFDYQAWVEGKEFHVGDTLVFKYKDGVHNVLKVNGTGFQQCVAPLGIEALISGNDVITCSTSGRKWYICGVVKHCENGNQKLAITVLPQTVSPAPSPVSASKECIKPIYYGWMMVVFGILAMAMV from the exons ATGGCATCTTCCCAATATTTCTTTATCCTTGCAATCGTAGCAATTCTTGTCCCTTCAATTTTTGCCACAGAATTTGTGGTTGGTGATGACAAGGGTTGGACCATTAACTTTGACTACCAAGCTTGGGTTGAAGGAAAGGAGTTTCATGTCGGTGATACTCTTG TTTTCAAGTATAAAGACGGAGTTCATAATGTTCTTAAAGTCAATGGAACTGGCTtccaacaatgtgttgcacCATTGGGAATTGAGGCCCTGATTAGTGGAAATGATGTGATtacatgtt CAACCTCGGGAAGAAAATGGTATATTTGTGGTGTTGTCAAACATTGTGAGAATGGAAACCAAAAACTTGCCATAACAGTGTTGCCTCAGACAGTGTCTCCAGCACCTTCTCCTGTTTCAGCATCCAAGGAATGCATTAAACCTATATATTATGGGTGGATGATGGTTGTTTTTGGCATCCTTGCCATGGCCATGGTTTAA